From a region of the Triticum aestivum cultivar Chinese Spring chromosome 7D, IWGSC CS RefSeq v2.1, whole genome shotgun sequence genome:
- the LOC123167629 gene encoding large ribosomal RNA subunit accumulation protein YCED homolog 1, chloroplastic encodes MVYYPLAAAVRCHCPPLLHPRRAPPATAATPLRRRPLQLRPLTSSPGLRTRGRRHAVDPEDDGGEDDGFLTLDLEDFEGFADGDGEEEGPSPWEGAVVYRRDASAQHVEYATTLERLGLADLSSPHSRARTAAMGIMPPSKPRRPAGDAPAPATTPVLVSVDVARRRGRLRLDGILRTVITLGCYRCAEPAAEGVFANFSLLLTEDPVEEPDVVDLGTIYEEDRTKFPSITGSKDENDEDIDWDDRLHFPAGEKEIDISKNLRDIIHLEITLDAFCSSTCKGLCLVCGANLNTSSCSCSTEELQAKDARRPGTLKDLLKPMQRRL; translated from the exons ATGGTGTATtatccgctcgccgccgccgtgcgctGCCACTGCCCGCCCCTCCTCCACCCCCGCCGCGCCCCGCCGGCGACGGCGGCCACcccgctccgtcgccgccccctccaGCTCCGTCCCCTCACATCCTCGCCCGGACTGCGGACCCGTGGCCGCCGCCACGCCGTCGACCCCGAGGACGACGGCGGGGAAGACGACGGCTTCCTCACCCTCGACCTGGAGGACTTCGAGGGGTTCGCCGAcggggacggggaggaggaggggcCGTCGCCGTGGGAGGGGGCCGTGGTGTACCGGCGCGACGCGTCGGCGCAGCACGTCGAGTATGCCACCACCCTGGAGCGCCTCGGCCTGGCCGACCTCTCGTCCCCGCACTCCCGCGCGCGCACCGCCGCCATGGGCATCATGCCCCCCTccaagccgcgccgccccgccggggACGCGCCCGCGCCCGCGACGACGCCCGTGCTCGTCTCCGTCGACGTCGCCCGGCGCCGCGGCCGGCTCCGGCTCGACGGCATCCTGCGCACCGTCATCACCCTCGGCTGCTACCG GTGTGCCGAGCCAGCTGCCGAAGGCGTATTCGCGAATTTCTCTCTCCTGCTGACAGAAGACCCGGTGGAGGAACCCGACGTGGTCGACCTTGGCACCATATACGAAGAAGACAGAACCAAATTCCCTTCGATAACTGGCAGCAAGGACGAGAACGATGAAGATATAGACTGGGATGACCGCCTGCATTTCCCGGCCGGGGAGAAGGAGATCGACATCTCGAAGAACCTTCGGGACATCATCCACCTGGAGATAACGCTGGACGCCTTCTGCAGCAGCACCTGCAAGGGCCTGTGCCTCGTCTGCGGCGCAAACCTCAACACGAGCAGCTGCAGCTGCAGCACGGAGGAGCTGCAGGCCAAGGACGCCAGGCGTCCGGGAACCCTCAAAGACCTGCTGAAGCCTATGCAGAGAAGATTATGA
- the LOC123170433 gene encoding protein NRT1/ PTR FAMILY 5.1-like — protein MLQALIVTSAYLVEVRRMRVIREHPVRGPHETVPMSVFWMLPQYVILGVGDVFNTIGVLEFFYDQSPEGMQRLGTTFYTSGLGVGNFLSSLLVTLVDRTTRATVGKSWIGDNPNDSHLDYYYVFLLVLSVANMALFVWVAMRYKYNGAMGTPEAEAEMVAGGKVTADSPLVVERDKVEGVHLA, from the coding sequence ATGTTGCAGGCGCTCATCGTGACCAGCGCCTACCTCGTGGAGGTCCGGCGCATGCGCGTGATCCGGGAGCACCCCGTCCGCGGCCCCCACGAGACGGTGCCGATGAGCGTCTTTTGGATGCTGCCGCAGTACGTGATCCTTGGCGTCGGCGACGTGTTCAACACCATCGGAGTCCTCGAGTTCTTCTACGACCAGTCGCCGGAGGGGATGCAGAGGCTGGGGACCACCTTCTACACCAGCGGGCTTGGCGTCGGGAACTTCCTCAGCAGCCTGCTCGTGACGCTCGTCGACCGGACCACCAGGGCGACCGTCGGCAAGAGCTGGATCGGCGACAACCCGAACGACTCACACCTCGACTACTACTACGTGTTCCTGCTGGTGCTCTCCGTGGCCAACATGGCGCTCTTCGTGTGGGTGGCGATGAGGTACAAGTACAACGGCGCAATGGGGACGCCTGAGGCCGAGGCTGAGATGGTGGCCGGCGGCAAGGTAACGGCGGACTCGCCGCTGGTGGTGGAGCGTGATAAGGTGGAGGGCGTGCATCTTGCGTAA
- the LOC123164803 gene encoding beta-catenin-like protein 1 — protein sequence MDAAAAAAQKRKRAEQEEEQAATDGLDVLDLRAAKRLLLGFERRLRDNLEARMKHPDDPARFADSELALHAETDRLRLLAGAPELFPDLVPLGLASSLSSLLTHDNADLAAAAASLLADLTDSDDPSDLAGVQALADALVDANALDLLVHNLSRLSEADPDEAEAVHHSLAVLENLIDLRPHLADLVCDRTKVLRWLLARVKARDFEANKQYASEILAILLQNSPANQKRLGQMNGVDGLLQAVAMYKSRDPRTTDEEEMLENLFDCLCCVLMPLGNKERFVKAEGVELMIIIMKQKKSAYSSAIRTLDFAMTRFPPACERFVDVLGLKTAFAAFMGKIPVNKKNKNESYQEELEERIISLVASLFGGITKGSRRIRLLGKFVENECEKIDRLMELYIRYSDRVKAETERFESLDLDDLEMDDDERYNRKLEAGLYTLQLVALILGHIWHSGNTQMRTRIELLLRQNKLTKDDVKEILQEYHDNIGDLDGPEEKEKAQGRTKEIIAALS from the exons atggacgccgccgccgccgccgcgcagaagcggaagcgggcggagcaggaggaggagcaggCGGCGACCGACGGGCTCGACGTGCTCGACCTGCGGGCGGCGAAGCGGCTGCTGCTGGGCTTCGAGCGCCGCCTCCGCGACAACCTCGAGGCCCGCATGAAGCACCCGGACGACCCGGCCCGGTTCGCCGACTCCGAGCTCGCTCTCCACGCCGAGACGGACCGGCTCCGCCTCCTTGCCGGCGCGCCGGAGCTCTTCCCCGACCTGGtcccgctcggcctcgcctcctccctctcctcgctCCTCACCCACGACAACGCCGACCTGGCCGCCGCGGCCGCCTCCCTTCTTGCCGACCTCACCGACTCCGACGACCCCTCGGACCTCGCCGGGGTGCAGGCCCTCGCTGACGCGCTCGTCGACGCCAACGCGCTCGACCTGCTCGTGCACAACCTCTCGCGGCTCTCTGAGGCGGACCCCGACGAGGCCGAGGCGGTGCACCACTCCCTGGCCGTCCTCGAGAACCTCATCGACCTCCGCCCGCACCTCGCCGACCTCGTCTGCGATCGCACCAAGGTGCTCCGGTGGCTGCTGGCCCGCGTCAAGGCCCGCGACTTCGAGGCCAACAAGCAGTACGCCTCCGAGATCCTCGCCATCCTGCTGCAGAACAGCCCCGCCAACCAGAAGCGGCTTGGCCAGATGAACGGCGTCGACGGCCTGCTGCAGGCCGTCGCCATGTACAAGTCCAGGGACCCCAGGACCACCGACGAGGAGGAGATGCTTGAGAACCTCTTCGACTGCCTCTGCTGCGTGCTCATGCCGCTCGGGAACAAGGAGCGGTTCGTCAAGGCCGAGGGGGTCGAGCTCATGATCATTATCATGAAGCAGAAGAAGTCCGCCTACAGCTCCGCCATCAGGACGCTGGATTTCGCCATGACCAGGTTCCCGCCTGCCTGCGAGCGCTTTGTCGACGTGCTCGGGCTCAAGACTGCTTTTGCGGCGTTCATGGGTAAG ATTCCTGtgaacaagaaaaacaaaaatgagagcTATCAGGAGGAGCTAGAAGAACGCATCATTTCACTAGTTGCTTCATTGTTTG GTGGTATCACGAAAGGTTCACGAAGGATCAGGTTACTAGGCAAATTTGTTGAGAACGAATGCGAAAAGATAGACCGTCTGATGGAGCTATACATACG GTATTCAGACAGAGTGAAAGCTGAGACCGAAAGGTTCGAAAGCCTCGATTTAGATGATTTAGAG ATGGACGATGATGAGCGGTACAACCGGAAACTTGAAGCTGGGCTTTACACGCTTCAG CTAGTGGCGCTTATTCTTGGGCATATCTGGCACTCCGG GAACACACAGATGAGGACAAGAATAGAGTTGCTCCTGAGACAGAACAAGCTGACAAAGGATGATGTCAAGGAGATACTTCAG GAGTACCACGACAACATCGGGGACCTGGATGGGCCGGAAGAGAAGGAGAAGGCGCAAGGGCGGACCAAGGAAATCATAGCCGCGTTGTCGTGA
- the LOC123163701 gene encoding protein NRT1/ PTR FAMILY 5.1-like, with protein MAVGAGGTKPNVSTFGADQFDDLDVREREIKASFFNWWTFSTFTGGLVAMLVLVYVQEEVGWGVGYAIPTVGLALSLVLFYVGMPFYRHKPVRRSTAAGPARLIGRVLRAAYANRGCQLTGELNEHGTAAAVDGKRLLLHTRDNFRFLDKAAMVSDTDSETASHAPCTVTEVEEVKLIAGMIVVWLVTLVPCMIPAQVNTLFVKQGTTLDRSLGAVRIPAASLGSFITISMLISIPIYDRVLVPLLRRRTGDPRGITLLQRLGVGCLLQALVVACACLVEVRRMRVIRERSIHGPHDTVPMSVFWMLPQYVLLGIGDVFNTIGVLEFFYDQSPEGMQSLGTTFYTSGLGVGNFLNSLLVTLVDRTTRASVGKSWIGDNLNDSHLDYYYVFLLVLSVANMALFVWVAMRYKYKKEFLEDNGTMGTPEAETEMVADGKVTADSPLVVERDKVEAMHVA; from the coding sequence ATGGCCGTCGGCGCGGGCGGGACCAAGCCCAACGTCTCGACGTTCGGCGCGGACCAGTTCGACGATTTGGACGTACGGGAGCGCGAGATCAAGGCTTCCTTCTTCAACTGGTGGACGTTCAGCACCTTCACCGGCGGCCTCGTCGCCATGCTCGTCCTCGTTTACGTCCAGGAGGAGGTCGGCTGGGGCGTCGGGTACGCGATCCCGACGGTCGGCCTTGCcctgtctcttgtgctgttctatGTGGGCATGCCGTTCTACCGGCACAAGCCTGTCAGGCGGAGCACGGCGGCAGGTCCAGCAAGGCTGATCGGCAGGGTGCTCAGGGCAGCCTATGCGAACCGGGGATGTCAGCTCACCGGGGAGCTGAACGAGCATGGCACGGCTGCTGCCGTTGACGGGAAGCGGCTTTTACTCCACACGCGGGATAATTTCAGGTTCTTGGACAAGGCGGCCATGGTGTCAGACACAGACAGTGAGACGGCCAGCCATGCGCCATGCACAGTGACCGAGGTCGAGGAGGTGAAGCTCATAGCCGGAATGATCGTGGTATGGCTTGTCACTCTGGTGCCCTGCATGATCCCTGCGCAAGTGAACACCCTCTTCGTGAAGCAAGGGACCACCCTGGACCGCTCACTCGGTGCCGTCCGCATCCCGGCCGCCTCCCTCGGCAGCTTCATCACCATCTCCATGCTCATCTCGATCCCTATCTACGACCGCGTGCTGGTGCCGCTCCTCCGGCGGCGCACCGGCGACCCGCGTGGCATCACCCTCCTGCAGCGCCTTGGCGTCGGGTGCTTGCTGCAAGCGCTGGTCGTGGCATGCGCCTGCCTTGTCGAGGTCAGGCGCATGCGCGTGATCCGGGAGCGCTCCATCCACGGCCCCCACGACACGGTGCCGATGAGCGTCTTCTGGATGCTGCCGCAGTACGTGCTCCTAGGCATCGGCGACGTGTTCAACACCATCGGAGTCCTCGAGTTCTTCTACGACCAGTCGCCGGAGGGGATGCAGAGCCTCGGAACCACCTTCTACACGAGCGGGCTCGGCGTCGGGAACTTCCTCAACAGCTTGCTCGTGACGCTCGTCGACCGGACCACCAGGGCGAGCGTCGGCAAGAGCTGGATCGGCGACAACCTGAACGACTCACACCTCGACTACTACTACGTGTTCCTGCTAGTGCTCTCCGTGGCCAACATGGCGCTCTTCGTGTGGGTCGCGATGCGGTACAAGTACAAGAAAGAGTTCCTGGAGGACAACGGCACGATGGGGACGCCTGAGGCCGAGACTGAGATGGTGGCCGACGGCAAGGTAACGGCGGACTCGCCGCTGGTGGTGGAGCGTGATAAGGTGGAGGCCATGCATGTTGCCTAG